Below is a genomic region from Raphanus sativus cultivar WK10039 chromosome 4, ASM80110v3, whole genome shotgun sequence.
AAGACGAAAactgtatttttatttgtatttatatttatatttatatttttcaagaaGCTAGGAAATAGCCAAAATCCAAGCATTGACACTCTTTATCCAATGTCTTACCCTTTGTCTATAACTGTCCCTCATCTTTCACTCTCCACACCGAATCTCTCTATTTTCTTATAAGAAAGAGCAAAAAGCTTCCTTCGTTTTACTATTTCTATGATTCTGAATTCCACACgaacagagaaataaaaagTGAACGAATAAAAGTTTAAAGTATCTTTGTCTCCATGGCtgctgagaagaagaagaaaaaacacttACACGAGCTTCTTGAAGATGACCAAGAACCTTTTCATCTCAACCATTACATCTCCGACCTTAGGTCTCAGATGGGCTGCTCTGATTTGCGTGTCAAGAAACGAAAGTCCGAAAACGCCGCCGTTCTACCTCATGGTTTATTCTCATGCGAGAGTTCTTGTTTCTTCGCGACTCATACTAACAAGTCTCCTCTCTTTGAGCTACGGTCTCCAGCGAATAAGAAGGTTCGCGACGGTCTTCATATTCCGTCGAGAACTGCCGCAATTCTACTGGAATCGGCGGCGAGGATCCAGAAGCAGCAGACGGAGAACGCTAGTAATAAGAGCAAAAACAGAGCACGGAACAGAGGAAACGCGTTTGGTATGTTAGGGTCTATTTTGAAGCGGTTGACTAACCGTAAAGAGAAACCGCGTTTGGACAACGCTGATGGAACCACGGTTTTGTCGGAACCGACAAGTAGCGGTAGCAGTCGGCTAGAGCGTTTTGTGGAGATTGGTGATAAGTGCTTTTGTGAGAGCCCTTTTCATTTCGTTCTCCATACAACTCCTTCTACTTCCGGTCACCGGACTCCCCACTTCACGTCGACGGCTACTTCTCCGGAGCGACGCAGTGCGGAGGTCTGTCTCAATCTCGCAgctaattattatttatttacatcTAAAGCCTGCAAATTATTAATAGCtaagttacaaaaaattattaatagcCTAAAATTTATgtcatattaacaaaatattcttaaatTAAAACCCTAAACTCCAAACTGTCCTCTCAATGCtaaattataaaatccaaactACAACCatgatatttaaaattgtaatggtaaattacaaataaaatggaatatttcctttgtttgaaaaatatttagcaacttattattttgaatctttagattttttcaattattaataaattaatccACTGGCCAACTAACCTACACGGCTACACCAGTCATAAATTACCACCCActaaaagaaaatgtaaaaaacatTCTATGGAaacactgaaaaaaaaaacatcttctGATTGAAACAGAAACACATGACTGGTTGATATGACTGAATCATGTAAGTTCTTCAGGAGTACGGTAAATATGTTTAGTGTTTTACTTCAGAGTGATAGATTCGCCCCAATCATCGAATTAACACGTCGTAGAGCCTTGGTGTGGTTGGGTTGCTTATG
It encodes:
- the LOC108848396 gene encoding uncharacterized protein LOC108848396 — translated: MAAEKKKKKHLHELLEDDQEPFHLNHYISDLRSQMGCSDLRVKKRKSENAAVLPHGLFSCESSCFFATHTNKSPLFELRSPANKKVRDGLHIPSRTAAILLESAARIQKQQTENASNKSKNRARNRGNAFGMLGSILKRLTNRKEKPRLDNADGTTVLSEPTSSGSSRLERFVEIGDKCFCESPFHFVLHTTPSTSGHRTPHFTSTATSPERRSAEDQDSDETESLEKVRGQEEEEEDKEQCSPVSVLDPLEEEEDDEDHHQLEPDHLNLHSCSIEVVQRAKRRLLKKLRRFEKLAGMDPVDLEGKMSEEEEEDYEEESEEDGNTRVYDWDEEYEDVDEAMARESGCMQEERQKKWRMMNAWRVGMDADEYVDAVVQKDMREEAGEWTRHSGEVEEAVADLELSIFLFLIDEFSHELVSPTF